CGTCGGGGACCGGCGCCGCGAGGCCGCCGCCCCAGCCCGCGCGGCCGCGCGGGCTGGGGCGGCGGCCTCGCGGCGCCGGTCCCCGACGCCGTGACGACCTTCACGCCCGTCGAGGAGCCCGCGCGTCCCGCGGCCCGTGCCGTCCTTGCGGCCCCGGCGGAGGCGCCGAAGGCGCGTCCCGCGGGCCCCGCCCGTCCAGGACCCAGGGATTTCGCGCGCGAATGGGAGCGGATCGTCCGCGAGGTCGGCGCGCGCGAGAGCGTCCTCGCCGAGACCCGAAACCGCCGCATCGCGCGCCCGCGGCAGCTCCAGAGCCTGGTCGCGACGCTGCGCGACCGCGACATCCTCTACGAGAAGGGCATGAAGGTGGGCCGCACCATCCACAGCGCGGGCTACGCCGACCTCGCCCAGAAGCTCAAGCTGAACGGCATCGCCGAGACGGCCGAGTTCCGATCCCGCGGCGACGAGATCGAAGCGCGCCTGACGGGCACCGACGTCTCGAAGGGCGCGCCCCGCATCGGCACCCCCGTGTGCTTCCTCGAGGCCGGCATCATCGCGGGCGCGTTGGACAACCTCGAAGGCGCGCGATTCGCGGCGAAGGAGACGCGTTGCGTCGCCGCCGGCGACCCGTTCTGCGAATTCCGCGTCGCTCGGGGTGAGACGTCCGATGGATGAGCTCGCGGGCTTCCGCAACTTCATCCTCGTGCTCCTCGCGCTTCCCGCCCTCGTCTGGCTCGTCTCGCGTCGCGAGGCGCAGGCCGAGGGCGGTCCCTCCTCGAAGGAAGGCGAGCACCACGGCCGCGACTATTATCTCGGATTCACGATCGGCCGCAATCTGCCCGCGGAGGACGTCGACGAGGCGCTGCGTCTCCTGCGCGACGAGGCCATGAGCTTCACGCTCGCCTCCGACGACGGAGGCGAGAAGACCTTCGTCGCGAAGCGGCTGCCCGCGACGCGCACGCGCAACCACGATCTCGAAGCGGGCCTCCTCTCCGGCCTCCTCTACCGGACGACCCAGACGCGCTTCGAGGTGGACGAGGAGCATTGCCGCGAGCGCGGCGACCC
This is a stretch of genomic DNA from Candidatus Thermoplasmatota archaeon. It encodes these proteins:
- a CDS encoding V4R domain-containing protein encodes the protein MDELAGFRNFILVLLALPALVWLVSRREAQAEGGPSSKEGEHHGRDYYLGFTIGRNLPAEDVDEALRLLRDEAMSFTLASDDGGEKTFVAKRLPATRTRNHDLEAGLLSGLLYRTTQTRFEVDEEHCRERGDPVCTFVAVRG
- a CDS encoding V4R domain-containing protein, with the protein product RRGPAPRGRRPSPRGRAGWGGGLAAPVPDAVTTFTPVEEPARPAARAVLAAPAEAPKARPAGPARPGPRDFAREWERIVREVGARESVLAETRNRRIARPRQLQSLVATLRDRDILYEKGMKVGRTIHSAGYADLAQKLKLNGIAETAEFRSRGDEIEARLTGTDVSKGAPRIGTPVCFLEAGIIAGALDNLEGARFAAKETRCVAAGDPFCEFRVARGETSDG